CCGCGGCGGGTGGGCCGGGGCGGAGACCGAGGGGTCCGCGGGGTACCCCGGGTACGCCGGGGGTTGCCCCGGGTGTGGCGGCCCTGCGGGCGGAGCGAGCGGGGGCGTGGTGGTGTCGGAGTATCGAGGCGCGCCCGGTGGGTTCGCGTATCCGCTCGGGTACGGCGGCGCGCTTGGGGCGGCCGGCGTGTTGGGGTAAGCGGGTGCCGGGCCCGGGTAGGCGGGCGGCGCTGCGGGGGTGGCCGCGCCCGGGTATGTGGGTGGTGCGGAGGCGGGTGGGGTGGCCGGGGCGGTCGTTCCCGGCGTGAAGGGCGCGGCTGTCGGTGTTGTGGGGGGCGTCGGGCCCGGGTACGTAGGCGGTGCGACGGCGGGTGGGGTGGCCGGGGCCGTCGTTCCGGAGGTGAAGGGCGCGGCTGTCGGTGGTGCTGTCGGGGTGTTCGGGTATGCGGGCGGTGCTGCCGGGGTGACCGGGTCGGGGTAGGCGGGCGGTACCGCGGGGGTGGTCGGGCCTGGGTAGGCCGGCGGTGCTGCCGGGGCGGCCGTACCGGGGTATGCGGGCGGTGTCGCGGAGGTGGCCGGGCCCGGGTAGGCGGGCGGCCCGGCGGGGTTCCGCGGTTCAGGGGCGGCCGGGGGCGCCTGGGGCGGACAGGCCGGCGGGGCGGTCGGCGGGATCGCCGTGCCCGGGCGGGCGGCCGGTGCCGCCGGAGCGGTCGCGTTCGGGTACGCCGGCGGGGTCGGTGGTTCGGGGTACTGCGGTGGTGTGTCCGGCGGCTGGGGCATGAGCGGGCTCCTTCGCGTGCGGGGACGTCAGCCGACGAGCGCGGCAGTGGGCAACAGCAGGACACCGGCGGAGAAGGCGACCAGACCGGTACGGATCCACCGGTGCTTGGACGCCGCGATCCGGCTGTTCTCGGCGAGCGCCGCGAGCAGGGCGGCGCCCGGGTCCCGTTCGGTGTCGGCGAGCGCCTCGGCCAGCCGGCCCTCCCGGACCGCCTGGTGGATGTCGCCGAAGTAGCACAGGGGGCGCCCCGCCGCCCAGGTCCCGGCGCGGTAGCGGGGCAGTACCGCGAGCAGCAGCGCGAGCAGCGACAGGGCCAGCCCCGCCGCCCCCGCCCACCACAGCGCGGCCGCGGGGCCGGAGAGCCGGCCCGGCGACCAGTTCCGCCCGGCGACCAGCCCGGTGAACAGCCCGGCCGCCAGGCCCAGCGCCGCCACCAGGACGGAGGCCTTGGCGTCGGCCCGCGCTATCTCGTCGCGCAACTCGCCGAGCAGCCGTTCCGCGGTGTGCCGTACGGGCGCG
This Streptomyces misionensis DNA region includes the following protein-coding sequences:
- a CDS encoding Pycsar system effector family protein, producing MTAPDTTTPPSAPVRHTAERLLGELRDEIARADAKASVLVAALGLAAGLFTGLVAGRNWSPGRLSGPAAALWWAGAAGLALSLLALLLAVLPRYRAGTWAAGRPLCYFGDIHQAVREGRLAEALADTERDPGAALLAALAENSRIAASKHRWIRTGLVAFSAGVLLLPTAALVG